The Ensifer canadensis genomic sequence AGCGACGATCTCGCCGATCCAGCTTGAGATAACCGGCGCGGTGCAGACCGAATGCGGTTCCAGGATGCGGCGCGAGGACGTGTTGACGATGTTGAGCGGTAGCTTGACGCTTGCCGCTTGCGGTCGGTTCTCGTTGAGCAAGGAGCGTACCGACTGGGTCGCCGTGTAGGGGTCGCCCGCCGGGCCGAGGCAATGGGCATCGCCGTCTTCGAGCCAGCCGGCAAGCAGTGTTTCGCTCAGGTTGCGCCATTGCCACGGATGCAGCGGCACGAGCCCGAAATCCTCAGTGCAGACACCGAGCTGCTGTTGCATGCCCTGAAGATGCGCCCAGGTTTCCCCGCCAAGTTCGGTCCGCCAGAATGCCTCTTCTGTGTCGGGCAGCGTCTGGCGCAGATGCTTGCGCGCGACGAGCAGCCAGACGAGCTGAAACGACTGGCCGGCCTCCGGGCCGAAGAGGGCATGGTCCGCCTGGGAGAAGCCGGTGCGGGCCTTGTAGCAGGGGTGGTAGGGATGCCCCTCGTCGATTGCACCTTCGAGCTCGGCGAAGGACATCTCCCGCCGCGGACGGGCGATAAGATGACGGTCATTCCACTCGGAAAAGGCAATCGTCTGCATCATCTCGTTCAGCAGCTTGCCGCGGGTGATGCCGCTGCCGGGCAGGGCGGAAACCACAACCGAGAGCGACGCCTCGCCCCAGCTGCCGTCGCTTTCCCGCATCTGCACCGATCCCGGCAATGGCCGGATTCGCCCGAATGCGCCGAGGATGGCATCGCACCGAAAGTCGCGGCCGCCGAGCGTCCAACGAAAATGCGTTGCACCATCGCCGCCGCCCTCGCTTTGGCGCGCTTCGATGACGCCTTCGAACAGAAGGGCGGCGGCAAGCTGGCGAAGCACCCGGTCGTCGGGGCGTCCCTGGAGATCAAGAGGCAATGGCATGGCTGGTCCTCAGGGTCGTCAGCGCCGCGGGTGCCCGCAAAGGGTTTGGAACGGGGCGATAAAGGACCGGCGCGTGGTCGGATTGCAGTTCGTCGACATTGAACAGCCGGGTGGTCAGGTTGGCCTTCGACGCGATCGTCGGCAGGTCCAGCACATGCCGGGCGAAATCCCGTCCGGCGCCGGTCATGCCGAACGCGCATTGCTCCAGGTGGTTCCGGAGCATCCTGAGAAGCGTGCCTTCGTCGCACAATCCGTCGTGGCCCATGCGGCTGATCACCGAGAAGACCTGATTGACGATGAGGTAATAGGCGAAGCGGTCGCGGATTTCGCTTTCGGGAAAATAGAGCGACGGGATCGTCTCGGTTTCAGGGACGTGGCTTGCGAGCAGGCTGCGATAGCGTTCGGAGAGATAGAAGCCCTGGTTATCGCGGTAGTAGCTGACCGTGGGGTAACTGGCGCCGATGTCGAGCAGGCTGTTTTGCTGGTGCGCTTCAAGGGCGACGCCGTAGTCGTCGTAGAGTCGGATCAGCGGCTCGACGGCGCAATCGAGATAGCGTTGGAACCAGGCGATGCAGACGTCGGCGAGACGCTCTCCATCGCTGCTGGCGAGCGTGCGCAGGAGTTTTTCGAGCCTCGACGGTGTTTGCGCAAGCGGGTCGGCCGTCAGCGCGGCCACGGTTATGACGCCCTGTCCGTTGCCGTGCGCGAAGGGGTTTTCGCGCAGGATGACCTCGAAGCCGCTCTCGCTGTGACCCGGCAAATCGAGCGTGATGTAGGCCGGGTCCTGGATGATCCTGAAGTTCGCCGCGCGTTTAGCCAGGCCGATCCGGTCGACGAGCTTGGCCATGGCGACACCGGCCTCCAGCTCCTGCCTTCGGTTCAGGCGTACGGAATTGGTGATGCGCACCGGCAGGGAAAACTTGAGCATCCAGTCTTCAGCAGCACCATAGACCGTGCGGACGGACGACGTTGCGCTGAAGAGAGAACCGGTTGGGCCGAGGTGACGCAGGATGCCGGCCCGCTGCATCGCCTGAATACCGGGATCGAGAAGCAGGGCTTCCGCCTGCAACGGGTGCATCGGCAGCAGGCATTCGTCACCGGTAAGGCCCAGCCCTTCCGCGTCAAGTCCTGACAGCGAGCGGATGATATCGGGTGCCTGTATCGAGCGGGAGGATGCGTGACTGACGTGGTCCGCCTTCGCAGCGAAATAATGCAGCTTGAACTGGCCGCGCAGTTCCGGCGCATAGCTTTCCTGCTGCCAATAGGTCATGCCCTGCCGGCTCTTCGGCGTGGGGTGCAGCCAGTGCCCGAAGACAAGTGACTGCTCGGCCTCGAGAAAATCGTTGGCGTCTTCCTGACGCGGTTGCGCCCTGTCGACGTAGAGGGCGGTCTGCTGATAGCTTTCGAGCACCCGGATCAGAAGCTCGAGCTCGAAGCCGCGCAACGCATCTGTCTGACCGGCGTCGTCCTGACGGTAGGCGGCCTGGACCAGCATATGGAGCGCAGACATCAGCTCGATCGGACGCCACGACCGATCGGAGACGTTGCGCCCCCAGGCCCTGCCGAAGTGAAGCGGGCCGCACAGCGACGATGAGGTGACCTCGACGCGCAGGATCATTTGCTGGCGGGGAAGCGACCATTCGATGCTGTCGCAGGATCCGCTGGCGGTCCGGTGCCTGACCGGCACGCCGGGATTGACCTCCCTGAGGTAGCAGTTGGCGAAGCTTTGAAATGTCGCAGTTTCTGCGATTTGCCTAGACGATTTCATGTCTGTCGATCCTCGGCACGCGACATGCAAAGTCGCGCAATCGCGTCGCGTGGGAGGCGCAACGCATTGAATTTTCGTAGTGAACGGGCTCAGGTCGGCGTGATATGCATCACGCACGGTCTGCCAGCCGCCCGAGGAGGCGGATGGGATTGGCGCAGGATATGGCGGGCTGACAGCCGGGCGCCACATGAGGTTGGCCCAGGCGGGCGCGATTGACGACGTCCGTTTGAACGGTTGGTGCGGACGGAAGCGATATGTGTCGGCGACGCCGCGTGCCAGGTCGTGAACGTCAATGCATCGGTCGCCATCGCTCCAGGAAGAAACGAACCTGTGCGGTCACGTTTTTCCTCGAACGGCGGACGTCCGTTGCGGCATTCCGGTGAGCTCATCTTCCACCCGTCTCGGCTTCGGCGCGGTGCTTCAGCATGCGCTTTCATACAAAGACGACCGGCTCCCGATTTTTTTTCACCGATCCGGAATTTTTTATGATTATTTTTGTCCAGTTAAATCCGAGCCCGGTCCCCAAGGCGGATCGGTGCCGGGTCGCACGTCGCAATCGCCCGGCAGGGCGTGGCGACGCGGCCCTCAGGCAGGCAATTTTGGGTATTAGCGCAGATGCAGGGCGCGCTGGAATTCGGCGGGCGTGCGCCCATAGGCCTGTTTGAAGGACGCACTGAAATGGCTGTGGCTGGAAAAGCCGAGGTCGAGGCCGAGTGCCGTCAGGTCATGGCAGGAGCCGAGCAGGTCCAGCGCTCGCGCAAGCCGCAGCCGCAACTGATAGCGATAGAGCGGCATGGCTTCGACCTGCTGGAAAACCTGGGTGAGATAAACAGGTGACACGCCGACCTCCGTTGCCACCTCGGCCAATGTCCAGCGGCGGGCGAGATCGGTCGAAAGAACCAGCTTCGCCCGATCGACCAGCTTTTCGCGCCCATAGGTCGTAGCAGCGCTATGCGACGTCCTCTCGCCGAGCGAACGCCGGATCAATGTCAGCGTCAGGGTCTCGGCTTCGAGCGTTTCGGCAATCCCGCGGCGAAGGCTGTAACGCAACAGCGCGACAAGCGCCTGCGCTCGTGGATCGATCCGCCGGCGCGGTCTTTTGAACGCGGCAAGCGCCCCCGACCGCAATTGCTCCTTCGGCGCGAGTTCGCAGAGGATGGCTTCGTCCACTTGCACGTCGAGGCATGCATCGCCGCCTTCGATCGGATGACTGACGCGATAGTCTTCGCTGCGGTTGAAGAAGATCACCTGATTGGATTCAGCCACCGTATCGGCCTTGCCCACATGCCGCATGAACACGCCGCGATAGGGATAGACGAGGCTTGTGCGGTGGGAGCATTCCTCGCCGCTTTTCCCGCGACACGCGCCATCGCAGACCACGTCCCGCAGCGAGGCGGTCGAGGTGTCGAGAAGCGTCTGGCACGAAAACTGGGACATTGCGGTCCTATTCGTCGCGTTTGTAGAAATCGTTATAGGCGGCCCCGCGCGACAGGCCAATATCCTTCAGCTGATGATCGGAAAGCGCAAGCAGATCCAGGCGCCCGCGCCGCGTCTCCATCCAGCGGGATACCCGCGCAAGCAGCCGCCGGGAAAAGCCATGTGTTTCGAGTGCCGTCGAAAATCGGTCTCGTGGGCCGATCAGGCGAGTGGAGACATAGATCAGGTTGTCATGGGATGAAGCTGTGTCCGCCATCGGATCATCTCCTTTCATTCGTTTCCGATGATGGCAGGATGACGCGTCGTGGCCGCCGCCGCTGTCAGATTATTTAGCAATCGATGGGGGCTCGCCTTGGCATTTGGCGACCGGCGTCTCGAAATACCAAGGTCGCTGCAAGGATAGGACCTTGGTCGCTTTGCAGGCCCTTGCCGCGGCGCTATTCTTCGCCCCGGAGGATCGGTCATGACCAAAATCGCTGTGCCGCTCGTCAG encodes the following:
- a CDS encoding IucA/IucC family protein; the protein is MKSSRQIAETATFQSFANCYLREVNPGVPVRHRTASGSCDSIEWSLPRQQMILRVEVTSSSLCGPLHFGRAWGRNVSDRSWRPIELMSALHMLVQAAYRQDDAGQTDALRGFELELLIRVLESYQQTALYVDRAQPRQEDANDFLEAEQSLVFGHWLHPTPKSRQGMTYWQQESYAPELRGQFKLHYFAAKADHVSHASSRSIQAPDIIRSLSGLDAEGLGLTGDECLLPMHPLQAEALLLDPGIQAMQRAGILRHLGPTGSLFSATSSVRTVYGAAEDWMLKFSLPVRITNSVRLNRRQELEAGVAMAKLVDRIGLAKRAANFRIIQDPAYITLDLPGHSESGFEVILRENPFAHGNGQGVITVAALTADPLAQTPSRLEKLLRTLASSDGERLADVCIAWFQRYLDCAVEPLIRLYDDYGVALEAHQQNSLLDIGASYPTVSYYRDNQGFYLSERYRSLLASHVPETETIPSLYFPESEIRDRFAYYLIVNQVFSVISRMGHDGLCDEGTLLRMLRNHLEQCAFGMTGAGRDFARHVLDLPTIASKANLTTRLFNVDELQSDHAPVLYRPVPNPLRAPAALTTLRTSHAIAS
- a CDS encoding IucA/IucC family protein; the protein is MPLPLDLQGRPDDRVLRQLAAALLFEGVIEARQSEGGGDGATHFRWTLGGRDFRCDAILGAFGRIRPLPGSVQMRESDGSWGEASLSVVVSALPGSGITRGKLLNEMMQTIAFSEWNDRHLIARPRREMSFAELEGAIDEGHPYHPCYKARTGFSQADHALFGPEAGQSFQLVWLLVARKHLRQTLPDTEEAFWRTELGGETWAHLQGMQQQLGVCTEDFGLVPLHPWQWRNLSETLLAGWLEDGDAHCLGPAGDPYTATQSVRSLLNENRPQAASVKLPLNIVNTSSRRILEPHSVCTAPVISSWIGEIVASDPLFSEQYPLTILQEYAGIIADADEPLAGQVGAIWRQSAQATLETGEAVVPFTALMMMETDGRPFADDWIRRFGLMPWINRLLEVAVLPVWHLLVHHGIAVEAHGQNMLLVHRDGWPVRLILRDFHESIEFSPGFLREPEKAPDFPSLHPLYRDAEPDQFYWTDNLDSLRELVMDTLFVYNLSEISHLLDHCYDLREPLFWQRVESLLSAYPHRHGTAGRQAQLGHDGPEILTESLMTRKLFARKPEYHHVVPNALAADRLQRRRWHESSRLPGENGPLRCR
- a CDS encoding helix-turn-helix transcriptional regulator; this translates as MSQFSCQTLLDTSTASLRDVVCDGACRGKSGEECSHRTSLVYPYRGVFMRHVGKADTVAESNQVIFFNRSEDYRVSHPIEGGDACLDVQVDEAILCELAPKEQLRSGALAAFKRPRRRIDPRAQALVALLRYSLRRGIAETLEAETLTLTLIRRSLGERTSHSAATTYGREKLVDRAKLVLSTDLARRWTLAEVATEVGVSPVYLTQVFQQVEAMPLYRYQLRLRLARALDLLGSCHDLTALGLDLGFSSHSHFSASFKQAYGRTPAEFQRALHLR
- a CDS encoding DUF1127 domain-containing protein, with the translated sequence MADTASSHDNLIYVSTRLIGPRDRFSTALETHGFSRRLLARVSRWMETRRGRLDLLALSDHQLKDIGLSRGAAYNDFYKRDE